ACCGGCCATGGCTCTTACCCAAGACCTTGAAAGTATACGGTTCCTCAGTATATCCCGCAAACCAAACCCCCTTGAACGCGTCAGCCATGAGACACAACCCCGTACGCGGTAGTTCCCTCGCAGTAGATACGTGGCAGCTCATATCGAGGAAAGCAACAGGTAAAAGTGACCCGTCTTCCTTCAGACCGCGCACCATACACTTTTGCCCTTGCGCGACGAGCATGAGGCCTTGGGTGCCGATCTCTGATATGGCTGTTACGCCGCCGCGGGGAATGTCTTCGCGCGCGATGGCTTTGAGACGTTTGTTGGTTTCTGGTCTGCCGGGCTCGGGGATGACGGTTACGATATCGAAGACGTGGACGCGCCCGCGGATGGGGAGGTCTTCACCCTTTGAGACGGCTGTACCGACTGTGACGAGGAAGCGACGCTCTTTTGTATCTTCTGAGACTTCGAGGTGTAGTGTTTTCATGCACTCGATAGATTCGCAGGATTCAAGCTCGACTTCGTGGATGACGGTCCAACTGACCgggctgatgagcttgagaacGCCGCGGGGCATGGTTGGTGGGAAAGTAAGTGTTTCCTTGGCCCATTCTTTGTGATAGTCGTCGTCTTTGGGGAGTTCGAAGGGTTCACTAATCATGCAGCCTGCGATATATGCACCTGTAGTTTGATGATATGCGATGCCGCGAACATCAGCGCCCAGAGGGACTTTCTTGACTGATATACCGAGCTCAGTGAAGTTGGTATCTGGTGGGAGTTGAGTAACCCGTGCGATGCCCTTGTCATCGGCGTAGATGAAACCACGATCACAACCCTCAGTGTGGAATGTACTCATACCGCGGACGCCGAGGCCTTGAAGACCAATGACGCGGGGGATACTCTTGCTGGACTTGATGACGAAACTTGGTGAAGGGCCGGGGAGGAAGACGGTGCTATAGCCGTTGATGTTTGCGCATGGTCGGAGAGGGACGAAGCGTGGTTGTTCGACATCATCTTGTTCTGTCTCGACGGGAATTGTGGCTAATGTTGTGTTGGAAGTCTTTTTGAAGGTGAGAGTGGCGGAGAGACTGGTTTCACCGCCTTCTCTTACATGGCGAAGAGGTTCGTAAATTGTGAGGTCGTCGGTTTGGTTGCGGAGCTGGTCATGTTAGAGAAGTTCAgtgagggtgaagagaaaCTCACGATGAGATATGGAGATTGAGATGTGGTGTCGCCAAGATCAGCGACAAGAATCTCGCGGAGATTCTCTTTTGCTAAACCACGTCGTAGCGTGTAGTCTGCTGAAAGGTGAGGAGGGACGTAACAGAGACCTTCAGCAACGTAGACGGGCTTGGAGAGATCGGGGAGCGCGTATACCTGTTCAGTCAGTAGCTGATCTCCAATCGGCAAGACTGGGACTTACATGTAGTGCACCAGTTGAGCTGAGCAAGAACATCATGATATTCTCAGTCTCTGCACCCTTGTCGCCGGCATTCGGTTGGAAAGCACCCTTTGTATCCGCATACAGACATCCAGAGTGCCACTTAGTATTCTGCAGAGTAGCATCCATCTTTTCcacctcctcaagctcattgTTGCTGTCGATCTGTGCCAACATAAGACTGCTGTCATCGCGGATGAGTAGGAGGTAAGGATCAGCAATGCTGGCGCTGGTGACTCGGGGTTCAGCGCCGGTTTCTTCATCGAGCATCGGCAGGATCTGAGTGAGGCCGAGATCTAGAATTGTCAGTATGTGCGAATATCATCTAAGCAAGCGACTTACCTCCATCGTATGATCGAACCTCAGATTTGAGGACTTGGATGATCCTCATCTGCTTGCCCATTGTTCCAGCTTCAACAGTGAATCCAGCTGCTGGGTCAAACTCAGTGTCCTTGAGAGTCTCGAATCCTGCGCCAGTAAGAGCATACACATCTGATGTCTCATAACCGTCGAGATCGACCTTAGCGACTATCATGTACTTGTCATGCTGTCCAAATGTCTCATACTCATTACCCATACCAACATTCCCACCTAGAGCTTTTGGCATTGGCTTCTTAACAGACATGGTCCAGAAACCCCTTGCTTCGGGGAACTCGAACCTTCCAATGATCTTGGGCTGAATGTTGCGGTTGAGAATAGCCAGTGAACCGGCTTTTCCACGTCCGACGACGCAggcaagatgaagatccGAAACGACACCCTGTGACAGAGTTGCTTCTTCACTGTCAGGGTGGAACGATATCTTGCCAGGTGTCAAGTCCTTGATCGGGGCGATGCTGAGCAGGGTATCGTGAATGCGGAAGCTCAACTCGCCCGCTTTACCCCCACCATTGAGAGCCTGAGCCGGTTTCGCGGCAGCAGACTCGGTGCCATACAgatcgtcgtcctcgtcgtcttcatcctctaGATCCAGGTCATCCATTTCTAGCCCAATCTCCGCATCGATAAGCCGAGGCTTTCGCCTCTTCTCTTGTCCCATCTTTCTTGTCCAGCCCAACACCACAGAATCGCCAACTTCACTACCCACGAAGTACGCATTCTTGCCAAGTTTCGACGCTGTCGATGCGCGGCTCTTGATAAGATTGCCTCCGTTCTCATCTGCGACCATTTTGACGGTAAGACCAGAGACAGTTCTGCCATCGATCTGGAACGTGACTATTCCAATGCGACCATCGTTGAGAACTAGTAAGAGCTCGCCGTTCTCGATGGATAGTGTCTCAATGATACAGTGCTCCAATCGCAGGTTAAGATCCGCTTGATCTGTTAGGCTGAATGAGGTGATCTGTCGAGCCATTGAGTTCACCGCCACGCCATTGGACTTGCCAGACTGATCAACATGAATCAGTTCGTTCTCTCCAATCAACAACGAACCACCAACAGGTGCTGGCAACGGGATGATCTTGAACAAATCTCGAGGAAGATCAGTGACTGAAAGAATAGTAGTCGAAGCTCGCTGCTGTAAATCCAACGTAAAGACCTTGTACGTAAGATGATCTTTCTGACCAAGAGAATGGGCTCGCTCTTGGCTAGACGAAAGAATACCAAAAGTCGGTTCTCTATACTCATGCAGAAAAGCGAAGTGCACGGGATGAAGTAAACTGGGATCAAGCAGCGGAAGACGGAGGACAAAAGATGGTGTATACGCTGGTTCTAATGTGTCGCTATCTCCATTGGCGACTGTAGTAGATTCCTTGACGGGTCGTGGCCCATCGAGATCCTCATCCcaatcatccatctccaagtCTTCTTCCGCTTGTCTGAATGGTAGGATCGCGAGGTTGCGCGAGCCGAATTGGAAGGCGGCGCATCGACTGCCGGGGTCGGCTTCGAGGTAATTGGTATATTCGTCGAAAGAAACCTCCCATGGCGCGCCATGTAGCTCTTCCTTCTCGTAGTAATGGATGGAGATGGTCTCGAGGTTGCTCTTCTCGGGATCCCATACTGCCATACATAGTTTCGCGGCTTTGTAGGCTATCAAGAGAGCTTCACCTCCACATTTCGAATGCTTCGTCTTGACCTTGGCCAAACCCGTCACGGTGCCGGATAGTGGAAGCTCCGCGACAAGGACTAGCTTCGTCAGGTTCGTGCGATCGGTTCGGACAAGCATTGACTCGCCGCCAAGAAACGAAGACTCAAGTCCATCATCGTCGTTCGCGCGGTGATCATATTCGGGTTCAGGCTTTGTTGTCTGGGCAGGTTGGTTCTCGGGATCGAATTCGGCGGAGATGGCCTTTGTTGTAAAGATTTGGAGTAGGGAACCTTTTGCGACAACGAGATTGGTAGCTGTAGCTGAAGTGAGAGAGACAGTCAAGGAGTGTGTGACGGCTGAGGGAGCCGCAAGCTCGGTGTAGGCCTGCATTTCAGCGAGACCATTCTTTTGTAACCGAGAAATTGGTTGCTTTGTTGAGTTCGTTCGAGTCGTTCGCGATGTTGCTTTATTGAATGTTTGGCCCAAAAGAGTAGAGCTCAAAGCTCCAACGGATAATTGACCTCCGTCTTCCGGATCACCCTGGCCAATCGATAATGGTTTAGTCGATGTTCCAGGGGTGAGGCAGAGCATCTCCACTTAGCACAAACGCTAGCGTATACATTGCGTCACGAAAACATCGGCAGCTTCAAGCTAGAGCTTGACCATTTCTGATCGAAGCCACGGAATCTTGTTTTTCTACGAAACTTCCCTCTCTCTGATTGATCAAAGTTAATCACGTTGCTACACAGATCGACTCATTAGCGACGTCACCCCTGGTTTGGGATCGATTGATCTCCCTTCAAAATCCCCGAGATCTGCTACTTTAGAGAGAAAACATCCCAAGCCACGTCGCGACCTGGTCTAGCGGATTCACTTCGACTTGCTTGTTGATCATCATTTGCAACAACAGTCTTTCAATTTGATCCAAAATGGCCCACGCAGGCCTCGTCCAGACCAGTTTGATCTGGGTCGCTTATGCTGTCGCTGTTGTCCTCTGTTTCGCAGCAGCTATCATCACAACATTCACCTGGCAAACACCCCGCGAACGTTCCGCCGTCGTCAGCattgtcgccatcatcaGCTTGACTTCTCTACTCGCTACGGTTCTACTACTCCCTGTCGACATTGCCCTCGTCTCCGCGACTGCCTCTGCAACACTGGGCGCGAAGAAGGACTGGGCTACTCCCGAACGCATCGACAGTATCCTCTACACTCTCAAGGTTGTCTACTACAGCTTGTACAGCTTCGATGCTCTCCTCTGTCTGATCGTTATTCCTTTCGCCTACTTCTGGCATGAGGAGTATGACGAgatcgaggttgaagaggagggCCGAACCTTGAGCAGCCGCTTCTTGGCCGCTGCCAAGTACACCCTGTTCTTCGTCGCATTCGTCGTCGTTCTGTTCTTACTCGGTTTCTTCGTCCCCGCCGCCGGCGATAGCTCTCAGTCGCACTGGGATCTCGACTatttcaagaagctcgttgCTCAGAACCATGGCGAAAAGGCACTCACCTTTGCACTGGGTCTTCTGCTCACCCTTGGCACACTGCTCTACGTCGTTTACACCGGCGCCGGTCTTGCCCTTCTCCCCATCTCGTTCATCAAGGCGGCACCTTCAATCTCAGCCCCTCAGCTCCATCAGACAACCGCTTCCCAGCTTGAACAGAACCGCGAACGCCAGCGACAGATCGAGATGCGCAATGCTGGCCGACAAGAGGGCATGTCTCGAAAGGATCAGCGCGAGCTCGATGCTCTGATTAGAGAGGAACAAACCCTTGTCCGACGTGAAAGACTTGCCGCTGAGGCTCAGGGTGAAGGTCGCAGCAGAATCTACCAAGCCTGGCTCAAGGTCTGCGCTGTCTTCCGCCCCATCAAGCTCCTTGGTGGAattttcctcctccttctgtccctcgtcatcttcgtaTCAATGCTCATCACTGGCAttgacaaggccaagaactCGGTTTGCAAGCAAAAGTGCGGTTACATCCTTGGCCAGATCCACGTCTTCCAGCCCATGaacttcatcttcgtcaagtCCGCCAAGGCTTTCCCCGTCGACTACATCCTCATGGCTCTTCTggttcttttcttcttcagcagctcCATCTCTGGCATTGCCACCGTGGGCATTCGCTTCCTCTGGGTCCGCATCTTCCAGATCCGCAAGGGTCGAACAGCTCCTCAGGCTCTCCTCATTGCGACTGTCATGTTGGGTCTGATAATTTTGGCCACCAACTACGGTATCGCTATGTTGGTTGCTCCTCAATACTCTACCTACGGAACGCAGACTTTCTGCGCCAACGAGCCCGAACATCCTGGAGATCAGCCAGACTGCAGAAACCACAAGGACATGATTCACGCCTGCTCCGAAGCGCTCAAGTACAAGCACGCCAAGGACGTCTGCACACCATCAGTCATGTCAACATTCCTCAACCGCATCACAATCACATGGCCTTTCTTCGGTCTTGTCGACTTCTGGGCCCAATTCGCCTTCCTCAGCGTTTTCCTCATCGTCTTTGTCACAGCTCTCTTCCGCACCCCCAAGCTCAACCTTTCTCAGATGGACGAAGAAGCCGAAGCCGATGAGGAAGAAAGCCTCCTTGCCTCTACAGGCCGACGATTCGGCGCAACATGGCAGGATGTACGAGGAAAGCCCAGCAGCTCAGGAAACGAGTCTGCCAATAACGGCAACGGCTCACAATCCGCTGCTTGAGGTTCACGTATAAAATAGTATGAGTGAGTTCAGATTGATGCGGGCATCTTGATTTTGGCGCGGCAACACGGTGGTTCGGAGTTTAGTTTCGCAATATTTGGGTATCTGTTTTTAACACGCAAGGAATGGCAAATGGTGGTGAGGTCTAGCTTGAAATTGAAATGGTTTATGCTCCCAACGctactttcttcttcttttccttctccttcttatCTTTGGTGAATTGTACAGCCTTGTGACTCCTCTCGTCGAAGCCAGCTTGTGGTCCCCGATGCATCTCGTACCAGCATCGTGTACAGTAAACGTCATCGTCACAGCCTGGACATCGCACCGTTGCGTCTTCTAGACAAACGGTACACCAACTCTCCACATCGTCATCGGTGTAGTTCGTCCGTGAGGTTAGACGATTCACCGGTTGGCCTGAAGGTTTGGACGTAGGTACCGACGGAAGGGCGAGGGAATCTTCATTGGGAGATGGTGCGCGTAGAGCAGCGAGGCGGGCGGTTATGTCATCTATATCAGCACTTCCAGCGCGCTTTGAGGAAGGAATTTCGGCGAGATCTGAAGGAACGTCCGGAAGAGCGATATCTTCTGTTTTAGAAGTTGTTTGTTCGGGCTCAGACTCAGATTCCGGATCGGGAGTCTTGGTCTTTGCGAGGGCTGCTTCGACTTCTGCTTCGTCGCGGAAGCGGGCGATGACTTGATCGACATCTTTGTTCATAGCTTCGCCATCTGAATCATCCgaatcatcatccttcttaTCTTTCTCGTTTTCTGTATCCTTTGGTATTGAGTCCGCGAGTTGTTCTAGAAGTGCTTTGACTTGTGCATCGTCTGGTTCAGGGTTAAAGCCTTCTTCGGGTTGTACATCGCCGAGTAGCTCTTCTAGAGTTTGATCGTCTGTTTGGAAGATGgaatcgtcttcttcatcttcgagTTTGGGAGATTCCTTCTTTGTTATCCTTTCTGGTTGGGGtgttggccttgatggtgGTTGGGTTGTCTttggtgctgttgctggtgcCGGTGAAGGTTCATCGCCACGGTCTCGTAGGGACTTGAGACGAGCGGCTAGTGTATCATCTCGAGTTGGTTCCTTTTTGCGCTCAATGAGATCAACCTTGATCCTAAGGTAGTGTTAGTTGGGGTAGATATCTGAGGTCTGTAGGTAATATACTCTGTTGATACTGGCTTCTCTTGACCTGCGCTGTTGCCCCTAAGGGCATTTAGGCGGTCAAGTAGGGACTTATCGAGATCTTTAGACATAACGTGTGAGCTCGGGGGGCTGAGAGTGAGTCTGTATGATGGAGCTATGATgggtgatgttgttgatgagatgttATGATGAAGCGAAGTGAGCTTCAGATGAGGATGGCGGGGGCGGGGTTGTTTGCGCCCAGGCTTGGCTGAGGAGTCAACTTGAGGCTCAACTCTGGGCCTTATACAGGGGAAAGTATAGCCATGCACGTCACGATCTTTATTAAGCGAAAAAGAGCGGACTTCATCAAACATTCAGCCCTATGGCCTACCCAGGTGTCATAGAAGGACGGCATTCACGTCAATGTGGTGCATGTGCGCGACCATGCGACAAACATCCCTGCCCTCCGCTGCaaacatcacatcacatccAGGCACTGCATTTCCTGCCTCAATAACGCAGGTAAATACAGTACAGAGTCGGTTCCGTCCCCTGTCGCATCAATAGCCAAGTTGAACCACGCGCTGGGTTTCAGTCACTTCAGGAATGGAGTTCATCCTGAAGGATTGTGGTGCCTCAAATACGAGATGGTTTAGATGAAGATCACCCATTGACTGACGACATACCTACGACCAGTCAACTGATAAGACAAGTGAATGCCTCCACTATGTTCGATTTTGTCGTCGTCAAAGATCATGGAATGCATTGATCATGGTCAATTGCCGATGCCTCTCTAATCTAATCGCTATCTAAACGCACAGAGGCACGTACACGCGTCGCAGCCAAGACTTACGCATGCTCGGAACGTGGGCGGCGCCAAAGTTTAAGCCTCTGCCGTGCATCAGCTATTTTTGCCCATCAGTGCCTTGATTAGCGGCCTGCCATGGGTCCATGCAGCTGAAAATGGAAAATCCATGTCTCTGATCCCTTGAAGTCAATAAGCGCTAGAGAATGTAGATTCCAAGGTGACGTGGAAACATAAACCAGCAGTCTTCCTCTTATCCTTTCTTTTGCTGTTATGTTGCTATTCACTTCTTCACAATGCTTACAATGCCATCGCTGCGTCTAAGCGCAAAGTCAATACAGATCACAGCAGCTATTGCGTCGATATGGCTCTTCGTCGGCGTTCTTTATCACTATCGCGATGTTTCTTTTTACACCCCAAATAATAATTTTCAGAGTACTTCGAAACCGAGTTCGAATTCGCGCAGTGTTGAATCGATAAAGCTTGGCGCACGATATTTTCTCGATTATCCATTGAAAGACGAACCGAAGGCGAATTTTGGAGAACTTGGACAACGGACGGAATTGTTGCGATCTTGGATTGAGGAATTGGAAGGGCGAGACGACAGTCACGAGACGGCGGAACTTGTTGGACAAATTTTGGAAAAGCAGTTTCCTTGGCTCAATTCGAAGCAGGTTGTTTCGCCGCCTCTCGTCGATATCTACGATCGTCTTGGTCTTTCGTACAACAGCAAAAGTGTGAAGTCTGATAAAGCACCAGCTGGAATCGTTATCCCCACAGGCGAAAAAACACTTCGATTTGCATGCCATCTCGTCGCAGCATTGACGCGCGTCCACAAGACTACCCTCCCCATTCAAGTTGTATACGCAGGAGACGATGATTTATCCGCTGTTGGACGAAAAAAGATCCAACAAGCTGCTGATGGAGTCGAGATCGAAATGCTCGATGTTCTTACTGTTTTCGACGACAATACACTAAAGCTCGCTGATGGCGGCTGGGCGATAAAACCGTTCGCTGCATTGGC
This genomic stretch from Fusarium oxysporum f. sp. lycopersici 4287 chromosome 2, whole genome shotgun sequence harbors:
- a CDS encoding lysosomal cobalamin transporter; this translates as MAHAGLVQTSLIWVAYAVAVVLCFAAAIITTFTWQTPRERSAVVSIVAIISLTSLLATVLLLPVDIALVSATASATLGAKKDWATPERIDSILYTLKVVYYSLYSFDALLCLIVIPFAYFWHEEYDEIEVEEEGRTLSSRFLAAAKYTLFFVAFVVVLFLLGFFVPAAGDSSQSHWDLDYFKKLVAQNHGEKALTFALGLLLTLGTLLYVVYTGAGLALLPISFIKAAPSISAPQLHQTTASQLEQNRERQRQIEMRNAGRQEGMSRKDQRELDALIREEQTLVRRERLAAEAQGEGRSRIYQAWLKVCAVFRPIKLLGGIFLLLLSLVIFVSMLITGIDKAKNSVCKQKCGYILGQIHVFQPMNFIFVKSAKAFPVDYILMALLVLFFFSSSISGIATVGIRFLWVRIFQIRKGRTAPQALLIATVMLGLIILATNYGIAMLVAPQYSTYGTQTFCANEPEHPGDQPDCRNHKDMIHACSEALKYKHAKDVCTPSVMSTFLNRITITWPFFGLVDFWAQFAFLSVFLIVFVTALFRTPKLNLSQMDEEAEADEEESLLASTGRRFGATWQDVRGKPSSSGNESANNGNGSQSAA